One Acidimicrobiia bacterium DNA window includes the following coding sequences:
- a CDS encoding LLM class F420-dependent oxidoreductase, whose translation MSRTFGVFIPQGWKMELASISGPQAKWAKAIEVAVLAEELGLDSLWTYDHFHNVPVPAHETMFECWTTLAAISQRTSTIMLGQMVGCAPYRSPALLAKITSNIDVMSGGRLIWGIGAGWYEHEFKGYGYDFPKASDRIRVMRETVEIVKAMWSQADVSYNGKHFQLEGAQCDPKPLQQPHPQILIGGGGEQLTLRVVARHADASNFQGNLAEFASKTEILKQHCREVGRDYDEIQKTWSAEIFIRETEAEVRAAGSRSFWGEPVEAWTAGNIVGTPEQVAEKIQQYIDIGCTGFYPWCSDYPETETLRLFAEKVVPHFR comes from the coding sequence ATGTCGCGTACCTTCGGTGTGTTCATTCCACAGGGTTGGAAGATGGAACTGGCCTCCATTAGTGGTCCGCAGGCCAAGTGGGCCAAGGCCATTGAGGTGGCGGTGCTAGCCGAGGAACTCGGGCTGGACTCACTGTGGACCTACGACCACTTTCACAACGTCCCGGTGCCGGCCCACGAGACAATGTTCGAGTGCTGGACCACGCTGGCGGCGATCAGCCAACGCACGAGCACGATCATGCTCGGGCAGATGGTGGGGTGCGCTCCGTATCGCAGTCCGGCGCTGTTGGCGAAGATCACCTCCAACATCGATGTGATGTCGGGTGGCCGACTGATCTGGGGGATCGGCGCGGGGTGGTACGAGCACGAGTTCAAGGGGTACGGCTACGACTTCCCGAAGGCGTCTGATCGCATTCGGGTGATGCGTGAGACCGTGGAGATTGTGAAGGCCATGTGGAGCCAAGCCGATGTCTCCTACAACGGGAAGCACTTCCAACTCGAGGGAGCGCAGTGTGATCCCAAGCCCTTACAGCAACCGCATCCCCAGATACTTATCGGGGGTGGGGGCGAGCAACTCACCCTGCGGGTGGTGGCCCGCCACGCCGATGCGTCGAACTTCCAAGGCAACCTGGCCGAGTTCGCGTCCAAGACCGAGATTCTGAAGCAGCACTGCCGTGAGGTCGGACGCGACTACGACGAGATCCAAAAGACGTGGTCAGCGGAGATCTTCATACGCGAGACCGAGGCCGAGGTGCGGGCGGCGGGGTCTCGTTCCTTCTGGGGTGAGCCGGTAGAGGCGTGGACGGCCGGCAATATCGTGGGCACGCCCGAGCAGGTGGCGGAGAAGATCCAGCAATACATCGACATCGGGTGTACCGGCTTTTATCCTTGGTGTAGCGACTACCCCGAGACGGAGACCCTGCGTCTCTTCGCCGAGAAGGTCGTTCCGCACTTCCGCTAG
- the rlmN gene encoding 23S rRNA (adenine(2503)-C(2))-methyltransferase RlmN has product MGNAPCRRHQHRGPGPLPAVGIRDRPHRGQLCDRRPHPMTTPAPTPTRYGASRADLATVLAGQPAYRVDQVWSGLYEHFADPSELTAVPKTLRAEVADALPLALDVVTESTSDGGDTVKWLWELRDGMQVETVLMHYAERSTVCVSSQAGCAMGCGFCATGQAGFDRHLTTGEIVEQVVRAGRRALDDGRRLSNVVYMGMGEPLANYDATWASVERLHGDVGLSARHLTVSTVGIVPGIRKLTTETLPVNLAVSLHAADDDLRDDLVPINKRYPLSALMDACADYLSIKGRRLSFEWALIDGVNDRDRDAQLLAERARSLPLPAHVNLIPLNPTPGYAVRGTPARRVREFCDQLRRHGVNATVRRTRGTEIDAACGQLRATHAGAAPVTIRPRPPAERV; this is encoded by the coding sequence ATGGGGAATGCTCCATGTCGAAGACACCAACACCGCGGCCCTGGACCTTTACCGGCGGTTGGGATTCGAGATCGACCACACCGAGGTCAACTATGTGATCGACGTCCCCACCCCATGACCACTCCTGCTCCCACCCCCACTCGCTATGGCGCCAGTCGAGCCGACCTCGCCACCGTGCTGGCCGGGCAACCGGCCTACCGGGTGGACCAGGTGTGGTCGGGCCTCTACGAACACTTCGCCGACCCGTCCGAACTCACCGCCGTACCCAAGACACTGCGCGCCGAAGTGGCCGACGCCCTACCCCTAGCTCTGGATGTGGTGACCGAATCCACCAGCGACGGTGGCGACACGGTGAAGTGGCTCTGGGAACTACGCGATGGGATGCAGGTCGAAACGGTGCTCATGCATTACGCCGAGCGCTCCACGGTGTGCGTGTCGAGCCAGGCGGGCTGCGCCATGGGGTGCGGGTTCTGTGCCACCGGGCAGGCTGGATTCGACCGCCACCTCACCACCGGGGAGATCGTGGAACAGGTGGTGCGAGCCGGCCGACGGGCCCTCGACGACGGTCGGCGCCTCTCCAACGTGGTCTACATGGGGATGGGCGAGCCCCTCGCCAACTACGACGCCACCTGGGCCTCAGTGGAGCGCCTCCACGGCGATGTCGGGCTCTCGGCCCGCCACCTCACCGTGTCCACCGTGGGCATCGTGCCGGGGATCCGAAAACTAACGACCGAGACGCTCCCAGTGAACCTGGCCGTTTCCCTCCACGCCGCCGACGACGACCTGCGCGATGACCTCGTGCCGATCAATAAGCGCTACCCCCTCAGCGCCCTGATGGATGCCTGTGCCGACTATTTGTCCATCAAAGGTCGGCGCTTGTCATTCGAGTGGGCCCTCATCGACGGCGTGAACGACCGGGACCGCGACGCCCAGCTCCTCGCTGAGCGAGCGCGGTCCCTTCCGCTCCCCGCCCATGTCAACCTGATTCCGCTAAATCCCACGCCGGGCTATGCGGTACGCGGCACTCCGGCACGCCGGGTGCGCGAGTTCTGCGACCAGCTCCGCCGCCACGGCGTGAACGCCACCGTCCGTCGCACCCGCGGTACCGAGATCGACGCCGCCTGCGGCCAACTGCGGGCCACCCACGCCGGCGCTGCCCCGGTGACGATCCGCCCCCGGCCCCCCGCTGAGCGGGTCTGA
- the nth gene encoding endonuclease III: protein MPAAAPPPLSRSPRSAAGRARRTHERLGVEFPGTARDLCALTHRNPYELLAATILSAQCTDERVNMVTPGLFARYPTPASLADAEPAAVEDLVRSTGFYRNKTKSLLGMAVAVVERFDGVVPSTMADLVSLPGVGRKTANVLRSVAMDLPGLPVDTHVGRLARRLGLTVETDPVKVELELNPMVPAAERGMFSLRLILHGRAVCAARRPRCGECGLADFCPSAGIG from the coding sequence ATGCCCGCTGCCGCCCCTCCGCCCCTTTCCCGCTCACCGCGTAGTGCGGCGGGCCGGGCTCGGCGCACCCATGAGCGCCTCGGGGTGGAGTTCCCCGGGACGGCCCGGGACCTGTGCGCCCTCACCCATCGCAATCCCTACGAACTTTTGGCCGCCACGATCTTGTCGGCCCAGTGCACCGATGAGCGGGTGAACATGGTCACCCCTGGTCTCTTCGCCCGGTACCCCACGCCGGCCTCCCTTGCCGACGCCGAACCGGCGGCGGTAGAGGATCTCGTGCGGTCCACCGGCTTCTACCGCAACAAAACCAAGAGCCTCCTCGGGATGGCGGTGGCCGTGGTGGAGCGGTTCGACGGTGTGGTGCCGAGCACCATGGCCGATCTGGTGAGCCTCCCAGGGGTGGGCCGAAAGACGGCGAACGTGTTGCGCAGCGTGGCCATGGACCTGCCCGGCTTGCCGGTGGACACCCACGTGGGGCGGTTGGCACGCCGCCTCGGCCTCACCGTCGAGACAGATCCGGTGAAGGTGGAACTCGAGCTCAACCCGATGGTTCCAGCCGCCGAGCGGGGGATGTTCAGCCTCCGCCTCATTCTCCACGGACGGGCGGTGTGCGCCGCCCGGCGGCCCCGTTGCGGCGAGTGCGGCTTGGCCGATTTTTGCCCGAGCGCCGGGATCGGCTGA
- a CDS encoding isochorismate synthase: MALRSRRLPLPAALGGLPAPGWGHVGRIGRRRIRGRGAAVALGGHRPTRDGHPPPRSLALVTHGPPLLARTRRVDHDLDLLALAGGEGVLLERSRVGLAGRGVARRVGQHEVEAALAAIEVDNPLALPGTGAVAFGALPFVRTEHDTHDEMVIPEVVWGRDAEGTRWVTTIGAADAPRRELADLCEAPLTAPTPLPQHINVTPVRSAQWWCERVAQATEAIRAAGPDGLAKVVLAREILVEADVPFDRAMLLARLRKAYPGCFLFHVDGFLGASPELLVGRAGDVVTAQPMAGTVRRGESPDDDARLAAGLLGSRTYRGEHQITIDMVFDTLLPWCSYLDYEPEPSVVTIANLQHLATLVEGRLSHPAPSVLELMAALHPTPAVNGWPRDDAQAWIAAHEGFARGRYAGTVGWVDGEGNGTFAVSIRCAEVHGTTARVVAGNGIVAHSDPRAELAETEVKLQAMLGALTQE, encoded by the coding sequence GTGGCTCTCCGATCCCGCCGCCTACCGCTACCTGCCGCGCTCGGTGGCCTACCTGCCCCCGGCTGGGGTCATGTTGGGCGAATTGGCCGCCGCCGGATTCGTGGACGTGGAGCGGCGGTTGCTCTCGGCGGGCATCGCCCAACTCGTGACGGCCACCCGCCGCCTCGATCCCTTGCCCTCGTGACCCACGGGCCGCCTCTGCTGGCCCGTACCCGGCGGGTAGACCACGACCTCGACCTCCTGGCGCTGGCCGGCGGCGAGGGGGTGCTGCTCGAACGGTCCCGAGTGGGACTCGCAGGCCGCGGGGTGGCCCGTCGGGTAGGTCAACATGAAGTAGAGGCCGCCCTCGCCGCCATCGAGGTTGATAACCCCCTCGCCCTCCCCGGTACCGGCGCGGTGGCCTTCGGCGCATTGCCCTTTGTCCGTACCGAACACGACACGCACGATGAAATGGTGATCCCGGAGGTGGTGTGGGGACGAGACGCCGAGGGCACGAGGTGGGTCACCACCATCGGGGCCGCCGATGCCCCCCGTCGCGAGTTGGCCGACTTGTGCGAGGCTCCCCTCACCGCGCCGACCCCCCTTCCCCAGCACATCAACGTCACGCCTGTTCGTTCCGCCCAATGGTGGTGCGAGCGGGTGGCGCAAGCCACCGAGGCCATTCGTGCCGCGGGCCCCGACGGACTGGCCAAAGTGGTGTTGGCTCGAGAGATCCTCGTCGAAGCCGACGTGCCCTTCGATCGAGCCATGCTGCTGGCCCGGCTGCGGAAGGCCTACCCGGGGTGCTTTCTCTTTCACGTCGATGGCTTTCTGGGGGCCAGTCCCGAGTTGCTGGTGGGCCGAGCCGGCGACGTCGTGACGGCCCAACCCATGGCGGGCACGGTTCGTCGAGGTGAGAGCCCCGACGACGACGCTCGGTTGGCGGCAGGGCTGTTGGGCTCCCGCACCTACCGCGGCGAGCACCAGATCACCATCGACATGGTGTTCGACACCTTGCTGCCATGGTGTTCCTACCTTGATTACGAACCCGAACCGTCGGTGGTGACCATCGCGAACCTGCAACATCTCGCCACCCTGGTGGAGGGGCGCCTCTCTCATCCCGCCCCGTCCGTCCTGGAACTGATGGCGGCGTTGCATCCCACTCCGGCGGTCAACGGTTGGCCCCGCGATGATGCGCAGGCCTGGATTGCCGCCCACGAAGGGTTTGCCCGAGGCCGCTACGCCGGCACCGTGGGCTGGGTGGATGGGGAAGGCAACGGAACCTTCGCGGTGAGTATCCGCTGTGCTGAGGTGCACGGCACCACCGCTCGGGTGGTCGCGGGCAACGGGATCGTGGCGCACTCGGACCCCCGGGCCGAATTGGCCGAGACCGAAGTCAAGCTGCAGGCCATGCTCGGTGCACTGACGCAGGAGTAG
- a CDS encoding ubiquinone/menaquinone biosynthesis methyltransferase, translating into MRAMTKTTVPEVLPVGEEKVEAVRSMFDAIAPRYDLVNRIMTFRLDVRWRRRTVAALGLPAGATVVDLACGTGDLCGELHRQGLTPVGVDLSFGMLASAHTSAPLVHGDALRLAFPARSLDGATCGFALRNIAALPPFFAELARVVRPGGRIALLEVAEPPNPLLRAGHRLYFGKAVPLVGGWLSDPAAYRYLPRSVAYLPPAGVMLGELAAAGFVDVERRLLSAGIAQLVTATRRLDPLPS; encoded by the coding sequence ATGAGGGCGATGACAAAAACGACCGTGCCTGAGGTCCTTCCCGTGGGCGAGGAAAAAGTGGAGGCGGTGCGGTCGATGTTCGACGCCATCGCCCCGCGTTATGACCTCGTCAACCGCATCATGACGTTCCGCCTCGATGTGCGCTGGCGACGACGCACCGTGGCCGCCCTCGGCCTCCCCGCCGGAGCCACCGTGGTGGACTTGGCCTGCGGTACTGGAGATCTGTGCGGCGAACTCCACCGGCAGGGCCTCACCCCCGTGGGGGTAGATCTCTCGTTTGGCATGTTGGCCTCGGCGCACACAAGCGCCCCCCTGGTCCACGGCGACGCGCTGCGTCTGGCGTTCCCGGCGCGATCGCTCGACGGTGCCACCTGCGGATTTGCTCTTCGTAACATTGCGGCCCTCCCACCCTTTTTTGCCGAACTCGCTCGCGTCGTACGCCCGGGGGGTCGCATTGCCCTCCTCGAGGTGGCTGAACCCCCCAACCCGCTCCTGCGAGCTGGCCACCGGCTGTACTTCGGCAAGGCGGTGCCGCTGGTGGGCGGGTGGCTCTCCGATCCCGCCGCCTACCGCTACCTGCCGCGCTCGGTGGCCTACCTGCCCCCGGCTGGGGTCATGTTGGGCGAATTGGCCGCCGCCGGATTCGTGGACGTGGAGCGGCGGTTGCTCTCGGCGGGCATCGCCCAACTCGTGACGGCCACCCGCCGCCTCGATCCCTTGCCCTCGTGA
- the pyk gene encoding pyruvate kinase, with protein MSGRRTKIIATVGPASDPPEVLQALFAAGADVARLSLAHGPLEASLERISRVRAAAIGASRPVGILVDLPGPKVRTAPFSGDGVVLSTGAEVRLTEATEGDVSTAEVVAVQLTGAVKALEPGDRVALGDGGVALVVKECRDDGVVATVVGGGVLRARPGVTMPEARVTQRSPTEADLRMLERVLEAGVDAVAVSFVETADDVVTIKRAIGSGGPVVVAKIETGSAVDHMEDILHVADAVMVARGDLGVRLPLEDVPHIQKQIIRRGVTHGKPVITATQMLESMLAAPTPTRAEVSDVANAVFDGTSAVMLSGETAIGAHPVLAVEAMARITARAEHDFDYQGWGTRLGQQQMAGLATASSMVRTTSAITAAAWRASVDAELAAIIACTNSGTTARMISRFRPICPILAITPHWSTARQLAMAWGIQPVVGAAHATPDETVWHAVDTAMRLGVVRPGDLVGVLVGSPSTTEPSTDTLRLVRVR; from the coding sequence ATGTCCGGTCGCCGCACCAAGATCATCGCCACCGTAGGTCCGGCCTCGGATCCGCCGGAGGTACTCCAAGCCCTCTTCGCGGCCGGTGCCGATGTAGCTCGCCTGTCTCTCGCCCATGGCCCCCTCGAGGCGAGTCTGGAGCGCATCAGTCGGGTGCGCGCCGCCGCCATCGGGGCGTCGCGCCCGGTAGGGATTCTGGTGGACCTGCCCGGGCCCAAGGTTCGCACGGCCCCCTTCAGTGGTGATGGCGTGGTGCTGTCCACCGGCGCGGAGGTTCGCCTCACCGAGGCCACCGAGGGAGATGTGAGCACTGCGGAAGTGGTGGCGGTGCAGTTGACTGGGGCGGTAAAGGCCCTCGAGCCGGGAGACCGGGTGGCGTTGGGCGACGGTGGTGTGGCGCTGGTGGTGAAGGAGTGCCGTGACGACGGCGTGGTGGCCACGGTGGTGGGCGGCGGAGTGCTCCGAGCGCGCCCGGGAGTGACCATGCCCGAGGCGCGGGTCACCCAACGCTCGCCCACTGAAGCCGACCTGCGCATGCTGGAGCGTGTGTTGGAAGCGGGTGTCGATGCGGTGGCGGTCTCCTTCGTGGAGACCGCCGATGATGTGGTCACCATCAAACGAGCCATCGGGTCGGGTGGGCCGGTGGTGGTTGCCAAGATCGAGACCGGCTCGGCCGTAGACCACATGGAGGACATCCTCCACGTCGCCGATGCGGTGATGGTGGCCCGCGGAGATCTTGGTGTGCGACTCCCCTTAGAGGACGTCCCCCATATCCAAAAGCAGATCATTCGCCGCGGTGTCACTCATGGAAAACCGGTGATCACCGCCACGCAGATGCTCGAATCAATGCTCGCGGCCCCCACTCCCACTCGCGCCGAAGTATCCGATGTTGCCAACGCCGTGTTCGACGGCACCAGTGCCGTGATGCTCTCGGGTGAAACCGCCATCGGGGCTCACCCCGTTCTGGCCGTGGAAGCCATGGCTCGCATCACGGCTCGGGCCGAGCACGACTTCGATTACCAGGGCTGGGGCACCCGCCTCGGTCAGCAGCAAATGGCGGGCCTCGCAACGGCGTCCAGCATGGTGCGCACCACCTCGGCGATCACGGCGGCGGCCTGGCGGGCGTCGGTAGACGCCGAACTCGCTGCCATCATTGCCTGCACCAACAGCGGCACCACGGCGCGCATGATCAGCCGCTTCCGGCCCATCTGTCCGATCCTGGCCATCACCCCGCACTGGAGCACGGCCCGTCAATTGGCGATGGCGTGGGGTATTCAGCCGGTGGTGGGTGCGGCCCATGCCACGCCCGACGAGACCGTGTGGCACGCCGTGGATACCGCCATGCGTCTCGGCGTGGTGCGGCCCGGCGATCTCGTGGGGGTGTTGGTGGGCTCACCGTCCACCACCGAGCCCTCCACCGATACGTTGCGTCTCGTGCGGGTGCGGTAG
- a CDS encoding acyl-CoA synthetase codes for MEFNLAQVHDAVSQAVPERECIVWRDRRLTYAQVAERTNRLANHLLGQGLGHRTSRASLAGHESGQSHLACYLHNGNEYLEAMLGSYKARVAPINVNYRYVAEELRYLLNDAGAEAIIFHSAFAARLAEVRPDLPALRVLLQVDDGTGAPLLDGAEWYEEALAAAPPTSPAVEHSPDDLYILYTGGTTGMPKGVLWRQADIFVGAMGGRNLATGTEWESLDEVVEAAINGGARLLPAPPFMHGAGHWLAFNAFTGGNTVCIQDDTVGFDADDIWRTIDREQVNIVLIVGDALGRPLVDQLEAALATPSAYNVSSLLMVVSGGAPLNSTIKDRLLAQLPTAMVMDAVGASETGSQMSQMSAAGQSASTGTFTPGPGAAIVSEDFSTVLEAGHPETGWLAQRGRVPLGYLGDADKSTRTFPMIDGIRYSIPGDRARLTAAGIIELYGRDSATINSGGEKIFAEEVEQAIAHHPDVYDVVCAGRPSERWGQEVVAIVQLRDGAMATEADLLAVAGTHVARYKLPKAFVMVEQIMRSPAGKADYRWAKEQASVSP; via the coding sequence ATGGAGTTCAACCTCGCACAGGTCCACGATGCCGTGAGTCAGGCGGTGCCCGAGCGCGAATGCATCGTGTGGCGCGATCGGCGCCTCACCTACGCCCAGGTCGCCGAGCGCACCAACCGTTTGGCCAACCATCTCCTCGGCCAGGGCCTCGGCCACCGGACCTCGCGTGCCTCGCTGGCGGGCCATGAATCGGGCCAATCCCACCTGGCGTGCTACCTGCACAACGGCAACGAGTACCTCGAGGCCATGCTCGGCTCCTACAAGGCCAGGGTGGCGCCAATCAACGTGAACTACCGATACGTGGCCGAGGAACTCCGCTACCTGCTCAACGACGCCGGCGCCGAGGCCATCATCTTCCACTCCGCCTTCGCCGCCCGCCTCGCCGAAGTGCGACCCGACCTCCCCGCGCTTCGCGTGCTGCTCCAGGTCGACGACGGCACCGGGGCGCCCTTGCTCGACGGGGCCGAATGGTACGAGGAAGCCCTCGCGGCCGCGCCGCCAACATCGCCCGCGGTAGAGCACAGTCCTGATGACCTCTACATCCTCTACACGGGCGGTACCACCGGCATGCCCAAGGGAGTCCTGTGGCGCCAAGCCGACATCTTCGTGGGGGCGATGGGCGGACGGAATCTGGCCACCGGCACCGAATGGGAAAGCCTCGATGAAGTGGTGGAGGCGGCCATCAACGGCGGTGCCCGCCTGCTGCCGGCGCCCCCGTTCATGCACGGCGCCGGCCACTGGCTGGCCTTCAACGCCTTCACCGGCGGCAATACAGTCTGCATCCAAGACGACACCGTCGGCTTTGACGCCGACGACATCTGGCGCACCATTGATCGCGAGCAGGTGAACATTGTGCTCATCGTGGGGGATGCCCTCGGACGCCCCCTGGTGGACCAACTCGAAGCGGCCCTGGCCACGCCGAGTGCCTACAACGTCTCCTCCTTGCTGATGGTCGTGTCGGGGGGAGCGCCACTCAACTCGACGATCAAAGACCGCTTGCTGGCGCAGTTGCCTACGGCCATGGTGATGGATGCCGTGGGCGCCTCCGAGACCGGGAGTCAAATGTCGCAGATGAGTGCCGCCGGGCAGTCTGCGAGCACCGGCACGTTCACTCCCGGACCGGGAGCCGCCATTGTCAGCGAGGATTTTTCTACTGTGCTCGAAGCTGGGCATCCCGAGACCGGCTGGTTGGCCCAGCGAGGCCGGGTGCCGCTCGGCTACCTCGGTGATGCCGACAAATCGACCCGCACCTTCCCGATGATTGACGGTATCCGGTACTCGATACCCGGCGACCGTGCTCGCCTCACGGCGGCGGGCATCATCGAGTTGTACGGGCGCGACTCAGCCACCATCAACTCCGGCGGGGAGAAAATCTTCGCCGAGGAAGTGGAGCAGGCCATCGCCCACCATCCCGATGTGTACGACGTGGTGTGCGCCGGTCGCCCGTCGGAGCGTTGGGGCCAAGAAGTGGTGGCAATCGTGCAACTCAGGGATGGGGCGATGGCCACCGAAGCCGACCTCTTGGCGGTCGCCGGCACCCATGTCGCCCGCTACAAACTGCCGAAAGCGTTCGTGATGGTGGAGCAGATCATGCGGTCACCGGCTGGGAAGGCCGACTACCGCTGGGCCAAGGAACAGGCCAGCGTCTCCCCCTAG
- a CDS encoding MaoC family dehydratase translates to MTTTVHGIAELKELVGQHLGYSDYLEITQERVNLFAEATGDHQWIHVDPERAIAESPFGGPIAHGYLTLSLGPVLVPQVVRVEGIKMGVNYGAEKVRFPSPVPVGAKLRVGVDLASVTDIPGGCQVQMRFTFECEGAAKPSCVSENLFRYYE, encoded by the coding sequence ATGACCACCACCGTGCACGGCATCGCCGAACTCAAAGAACTCGTTGGCCAGCACCTCGGCTACAGCGACTACCTCGAAATCACCCAGGAACGGGTGAACCTCTTCGCCGAGGCCACCGGTGATCACCAGTGGATCCATGTGGATCCAGAACGGGCCATCGCGGAGAGTCCGTTCGGCGGACCCATCGCCCACGGCTACCTCACCCTGTCGCTCGGCCCGGTGCTGGTGCCACAGGTAGTGAGGGTGGAGGGCATCAAGATGGGTGTGAACTACGGAGCTGAAAAAGTGCGATTCCCCTCGCCGGTACCGGTGGGTGCCAAGTTGCGAGTGGGCGTCGATCTCGCATCGGTCACCGACATCCCCGGGGGCTGCCAGGTGCAGATGCGCTTCACCTTCGAATGTGAAGGGGCCGCCAAGCCAAGTTGCGTGAGCGAAAATCTCTTCCGCTACTACGAGTAA
- the mshD gene encoding mycothiol synthase produces MPPFEISAAAGGARVRQSGTEWAIEVDPGLGDAAITHLLAAALAYVASQGGGRARHWGPAEGSPAASLGFRADRHLHQMRRTLPVGIPCGLTTRPFVVGQDEQQWLAVNNRAFSWHPEQAGWTLDDLLARQAEGWYDPAGFLLHENDGALDGFCWTKVHHHHEPPLGEIYVIAIDPGAQGTGLGRALVLAGLDYLHQAGMEWGMLHVEDTNTAALDLYRRLGFEIDHTEVNYVIDVPTP; encoded by the coding sequence ATGCCCCCGTTTGAGATCTCTGCCGCGGCGGGAGGGGCTCGGGTGCGCCAGAGCGGCACCGAATGGGCGATCGAGGTCGATCCCGGTCTCGGCGACGCCGCCATCACCCATCTGCTGGCCGCCGCTTTGGCGTATGTCGCCAGCCAGGGTGGAGGCCGCGCTCGCCACTGGGGCCCCGCCGAGGGATCGCCGGCGGCGAGTTTGGGGTTCCGCGCCGATCGCCATCTCCACCAGATGCGCCGCACCCTCCCGGTAGGCATTCCCTGCGGCCTCACCACGCGTCCCTTCGTGGTGGGCCAGGACGAGCAGCAGTGGCTGGCGGTGAACAATCGGGCTTTCTCGTGGCACCCCGAACAGGCCGGCTGGACCCTTGATGACCTCCTGGCCCGCCAAGCCGAAGGTTGGTACGACCCCGCCGGATTTCTGCTCCACGAAAATGACGGCGCCCTCGACGGCTTCTGTTGGACGAAGGTACATCACCACCACGAGCCTCCCCTGGGAGAGATCTATGTCATTGCCATCGATCCTGGCGCCCAGGGCACCGGCCTCGGGCGTGCCCTGGTCCTGGCGGGCCTCGACTACCTCCATCAGGCCGGCATGGAATGGGGAATGCTCCATGTCGAAGACACCAACACCGCGGCCCTGGACCTTTACCGGCGGTTGGGATTCGAGATCGACCACACCGAGGTCAACTATGTGATCGACGTCCCCACCCCATGA
- the yaaA gene encoding peroxide stress protein YaaA gives MPKPPLTIFLPPSEGKAPGAAGPSWAAGTMAEGGLDQARATVLSAARAAGAAPPPEGVCPAMERYTGVLYRELAWATLPVAARRRGTAQLRTVSGLWGVVAPVDPIPFYKLKMSASLPDLGRLATWWKPRLTPVVADLVEGTVVWDLLPLEHRAALDWRLTRPSRRVTVRFLDGDGRLVSHWNKLLKGALVRWLLTEQPAGPEALVHFEHPLGYRFDARTSDLGGAEPVAVLRAAP, from the coding sequence GTGCCGAAGCCACCACTCACGATCTTTTTGCCCCCCTCCGAGGGCAAAGCACCTGGCGCCGCCGGCCCTTCGTGGGCCGCGGGGACCATGGCCGAGGGGGGTCTGGACCAGGCCCGGGCCACGGTGCTTTCCGCCGCCCGGGCGGCGGGGGCCGCCCCGCCGCCCGAGGGGGTGTGCCCGGCGATGGAGCGCTACACCGGGGTGCTCTACCGGGAACTGGCGTGGGCCACCTTGCCCGTGGCCGCCCGGCGTCGCGGTACGGCGCAACTACGCACGGTATCGGGCCTGTGGGGAGTGGTGGCTCCGGTTGATCCCATTCCCTTCTACAAATTGAAGATGTCTGCCTCCCTTCCCGACCTCGGTCGTTTGGCGACATGGTGGAAACCGCGTCTGACTCCGGTGGTGGCAGACCTGGTCGAGGGAACGGTGGTGTGGGACCTCCTTCCCCTTGAGCATCGAGCCGCGTTGGATTGGCGCCTCACCCGTCCCTCCCGGCGCGTCACGGTGCGATTCCTGGATGGAGATGGCCGGCTGGTGAGTCATTGGAACAAACTGCTGAAGGGGGCGCTGGTGCGATGGTTGCTCACCGAGCAGCCCGCTGGTCCGGAAGCGCTGGTGCACTTTGAGCACCCGCTGGGGTATCGCTTCGATGCCCGAACGTCGGATCTGGGGGGCGCTGAACCCGTCGCCGTTCTGCGCGCCGCGCCCTAG